One genomic segment of Cellulophaga sp. HaHaR_3_176 includes these proteins:
- a CDS encoding Two component regulator three Y domain-containing protein, whose product MKFYYGIILFLLSFSNSVFGQKVLPPIYNYKIFDYNAASQNWDVAVDDSGALYASNNKGLLYYNGEEWVLNKLPNKTIIRSVTIVEDKIYTGSYEEFGYWQKNEFGLLEYTSLTHLIKNYTFTNEEFWQIISFNDAIVFRSFSSIYIYKNNEIKVIDADVVVTNLVTYKDELYVGTNESGIYKLKEDALVQLPNTNIFFDKTVIAMAVVDNDLLIGTKLNGCYLLKDGVLKEWNNEVNEELKKHQLNDIAPYPENKIAFGTIKKGVYLHDLDTNKYVNLDRETGLQNNTVLSIFHFDNQLWLGLDNGIDRIKTNAPITYYTDFSGLVGTLYDIAYLDDVIYLGSNTGIYYFDNNQLQFVENSQGHVWDLTVVDGELFAGHNTGTYKIDKNQLDKISSVSGGYQLIKVPEQENIYYQGTYVGISKFLKNEDNIWNVVPVKGIQFPVKQLCFESANVLWVAHPYKGFYRLHLNKNLDEIVEIEEFNNDAISSNYNVKVYNVKNQIVFYADGIWYKFNSIANKIEVFEDFQKFNKNELIYNDEEFFWFINNDENKEITYTNLRDKSLAIAENVLKKRLVPDAENVIKVNDSIYLLTLNDGFAKVNLNKLNNYLGKFKIPKPQLSYFKDENNRFSLKEKTFKIKYKNSQNISFQVSSPNIAKPHYFYELSGVKEQSMYVDEGTIDFQNLPHGNYKVQVSTVSIDGETSEPINFSFEISPPWYLSSISKVIYVFVLIGIFFIIRFYNLRKLARKQKSFEEKMDRKQEEHLAFLEKEKLAKEIKSKQQELTSTALNIAKKNEVILELKNMMVMNKDKFTSSSRYGSFIKKIDKSVNDTEDWKKFEVNFKQLHEDFFERLLKEYPKLTPKDLKLCAYLKMNLSSKEIAPLMGISLRGVEIHRYRLRKKLQIDTSEYLSSFLITF is encoded by the coding sequence ATGAAGTTTTATTACGGCATTATTTTATTCCTTTTATCTTTTTCCAATTCAGTTTTTGGGCAGAAAGTACTACCTCCAATTTACAATTATAAAATTTTCGATTATAATGCGGCTAGTCAAAATTGGGATGTTGCGGTAGACGATTCAGGAGCTTTGTATGCTTCTAATAATAAAGGCTTATTATATTATAATGGGGAGGAATGGGTTTTAAATAAATTGCCAAATAAAACTATTATAAGGTCAGTAACTATTGTAGAAGATAAAATTTACACAGGTTCTTATGAGGAATTTGGCTATTGGCAGAAAAATGAATTTGGCCTTTTAGAATACACTTCTTTAACTCATTTAATTAAAAACTATACATTCACAAACGAAGAATTTTGGCAAATTATTTCTTTTAATGATGCTATCGTATTTCGTTCGTTCTCCTCAATTTACATTTATAAAAATAACGAAATTAAAGTAATTGATGCGGATGTTGTGGTAACTAACCTTGTAACTTATAAAGATGAGTTGTATGTTGGGACTAACGAATCTGGTATTTATAAGTTAAAAGAAGATGCGCTTGTTCAGCTACCTAATACTAATATATTTTTTGACAAAACAGTTATTGCAATGGCTGTGGTAGATAACGATTTATTAATTGGAACCAAGCTAAATGGTTGTTACCTTTTAAAAGATGGTGTATTAAAAGAATGGAATAACGAGGTTAACGAAGAATTAAAAAAGCACCAACTTAACGATATAGCACCTTATCCAGAAAATAAAATAGCATTTGGAACTATAAAAAAGGGAGTTTATTTACATGATTTGGATACTAATAAGTACGTAAACTTAGATAGAGAAACAGGTCTTCAAAATAATACAGTTCTATCTATTTTTCATTTTGACAATCAGTTGTGGTTAGGTTTGGATAATGGAATAGATCGTATTAAAACTAATGCTCCTATAACTTATTATACTGATTTTTCTGGTTTAGTAGGTACTCTTTATGATATTGCTTATTTAGATGATGTTATTTATTTAGGTAGTAATACTGGCATCTATTATTTTGATAATAATCAATTACAATTTGTTGAAAATTCTCAAGGGCACGTTTGGGATTTAACAGTTGTTGATGGAGAATTGTTTGCAGGGCACAATACAGGCACATATAAGATAGATAAAAATCAGCTTGATAAAATTTCGTCAGTATCAGGTGGCTATCAATTAATTAAAGTGCCAGAGCAAGAAAATATATATTATCAAGGTACTTATGTTGGTATTTCTAAATTTTTAAAAAATGAGGATAATATATGGAATGTTGTGCCTGTAAAGGGTATTCAATTTCCTGTAAAACAATTGTGTTTTGAGTCGGCAAATGTACTTTGGGTAGCACACCCTTATAAAGGTTTTTATAGGTTACACCTAAATAAAAATTTAGACGAAATTGTTGAAATTGAAGAATTTAATAACGATGCAATTTCGAGCAATTATAATGTAAAAGTGTACAATGTTAAAAATCAAATTGTTTTTTATGCAGATGGTATTTGGTATAAGTTTAATTCAATAGCCAATAAAATTGAAGTTTTTGAAGATTTTCAAAAGTTCAATAAAAACGAGCTTATTTATAATGATGAGGAGTTTTTCTGGTTTATTAATAATGACGAAAATAAAGAGATAACATACACTAATTTAAGGGATAAAAGCTTGGCTATAGCTGAAAATGTGCTTAAAAAAAGATTGGTGCCTGATGCTGAAAATGTCATAAAAGTTAATGATTCCATATACCTTTTAACACTTAACGATGGTTTTGCTAAAGTAAATTTAAATAAGCTGAATAACTATCTTGGGAAGTTTAAAATTCCAAAGCCTCAATTGAGTTATTTTAAAGATGAAAACAATCGATTTTCGTTAAAAGAAAAAACCTTCAAAATTAAGTATAAGAATTCTCAGAACATTAGTTTTCAAGTGTCTTCGCCTAATATAGCCAAACCACATTACTTTTATGAACTTAGTGGGGTTAAAGAGCAATCGATGTATGTAGATGAAGGTACTATTGATTTTCAGAATTTACCACATGGCAATTATAAAGTTCAAGTTTCTACAGTGAGTATTGATGGGGAAACATCTGAACCTATAAACTTTTCTTTTGAAATTTCTCCTCCATGGTATCTTTCAAGTATAAGTAAAGTAATATATGTTTTTGTACTTATTGGTATATTTTTTATAATTCGTTTTTACAACTTGCGAAAGCTCGCAAGAAAGCAAAAAAGCTTTGAAGAAAAAATGGATAGAAAACAAGAAGAGCATTTAGCGTTTCTAGAAAAAGAAAAGTTAGCAAAAGAAATTAAATCTAAACAGCAAGAGCTTACAAGTACAGCGCTAAACATCGCAAAGAAAAACGAAGTCATATTAGAACTTAAAAATATGATGGTAATGAATAAAGATAAATTTACAAGCTCAAGTCGTTATGGTTCATTTATAAAAAAGATAGATAAGTCAGTAAACGATACTGAAGATTGGAAAAAATTTGAAGTAAATTTCAAACAATTGCATGAAGATTTTTTCGAGAGACTTTTAAAAGAGTATCCTAAACTTACACCTAAAGATTTAAAATTGTGTGCGTATTTAAAAATGAATTTATCATCAAAAGAGATTGCGCCATTAATGGGTATTTCACTTCGTGGAGTAGAAATACATAGGTATCGATTAAGGAAAAAATTACAAATCGATACTTCAGAGTACCTTTCAAGCTTCTTAATTACCTTTTAA
- a CDS encoding TonB-dependent receptor, whose amino-acid sequence MKISNAILVISLLLFQSFLYSQNTNVVSGTVTDSGNIPLPGASVVVKGTTTGTQTDFDGNFTLDKVPSDGILVISFIGYTSKDFPVNNQTTLTISLEEDSQTLDEVVVVGYGTQKKSDLTGSITTVNSEDITRTPSGAPMQSLQGKVAGLQVVSSGAPGSSPTIRVRGLGSYTGGGASNPLYVVDGTFYDDIDFLNNEDIETISVLKDASASAIYGVRAANGVVLIETKSGKVNQKPQITYNGYQGVQVAQNLVKLSNSEQFSTLARESGSAAEASFIDNAIQRYGRSRVNPNIPDVNTDWYDLILRQALIQNHSLGVTGGTESVTYSLGISQFEQEGILKMKNEYERFNIRSKVNVDISDRLKLGVSTIFSNSTRYNAESGAFSAAYFAVPTMPVLDLSKTDAYPKPYANAQDLGYREPQNPFPLIENSEFRDKIRNNLVNFNLEYQVIPDKLNFRTAYSHNFEALETREVRLPYFYGIGNAFRENAELIKRNETFSEQTWDNTLTYNNDFGKHNLTVLAGTSFRNRSFEQLEVKGLNFPNGSGIGEESYFLDLAKSIDLDGVGDDGVSQYFFSYFSRVAYNFDNKYLLYGTFRADGTSKYQEKWGYFPTIGAGWVISEESFMDNNKVFNFLKLRASWGELGNANVDASTGGITSTEVNGVFGDTRYPGLVTSSDFEALKWEVTAETNVGITSRLFDNNLSVEADYFTRETRDAVIPVSRLLVPGETRQNVGVIKNSGVEVAVNWRKQVSEDFSYSVGGNFSTLKNEILDLAGQDNLTSGGDTAQRSVVGGAINSFYGLEVAGIYQTPEEIAADPAAQAAIASSGISDYIQPGDFKFVDHNGDMVIDAEDRVDIGSYLPTYNFGFNLGLNYKTWDFSLNVIGQGGNVIANQKRFSIRQTSDVNIDSDFAVNRWHGENTSNTYPSARGIRNPWSNQFLNDFFVEDGDFVRLQNVTVGYTLPSLKGKFNPNIRFYMTAERPLTFFKYNGFTPEVSDGRDTQTYPIPGVYTLGVNIKI is encoded by the coding sequence ATGAAAATAAGCAATGCAATATTGGTAATTTCACTTTTGCTGTTTCAGTCATTTTTGTATAGTCAAAATACAAATGTTGTTTCAGGAACAGTAACAGATAGTGGTAATATACCTTTGCCTGGAGCATCGGTTGTTGTAAAAGGAACAACTACAGGTACGCAAACAGATTTTGATGGAAATTTCACTTTAGATAAAGTGCCATCTGATGGTATTTTAGTAATAAGTTTTATTGGGTACACATCTAAAGACTTCCCTGTAAATAACCAAACAACACTTACAATTTCGCTTGAAGAAGATTCACAAACATTAGATGAAGTTGTTGTTGTTGGGTACGGAACTCAAAAAAAATCAGATTTAACAGGGTCAATAACTACTGTTAATTCTGAAGATATAACAAGAACACCTTCTGGTGCGCCAATGCAATCATTACAAGGTAAGGTTGCTGGTTTGCAAGTGGTAAGTAGCGGAGCGCCTGGTAGCTCACCAACAATTAGAGTACGTGGTTTAGGATCTTATACTGGTGGTGGAGCATCAAACCCTTTATATGTTGTAGATGGTACTTTTTATGATGATATCGATTTTTTGAATAATGAAGATATCGAAACTATCTCGGTTCTTAAAGATGCATCAGCTTCTGCTATTTATGGTGTAAGAGCAGCAAATGGCGTTGTACTTATCGAAACAAAGTCAGGAAAGGTGAACCAAAAACCTCAAATAACATATAACGGTTATCAAGGTGTTCAAGTAGCGCAAAATTTAGTAAAACTCTCAAATTCTGAACAATTTTCAACACTGGCAAGGGAATCTGGTTCTGCCGCAGAAGCTAGTTTTATTGATAATGCGATCCAGCGTTATGGTCGTAGTCGAGTAAATCCAAACATTCCAGATGTAAATACCGATTGGTATGATTTAATTTTACGTCAGGCTTTAATTCAAAACCATAGTTTAGGTGTTACTGGTGGAACAGAAAGCGTTACCTATTCTTTAGGAATAAGTCAGTTTGAGCAAGAGGGAATTTTAAAAATGAAAAATGAGTATGAGCGTTTTAATATTCGTTCAAAGGTTAATGTAGATATAAGCGATCGTTTAAAATTAGGTGTTTCTACTATTTTTAGTAATTCTACAAGGTATAATGCAGAAAGTGGAGCCTTTAGCGCAGCATATTTTGCAGTGCCAACAATGCCAGTTTTAGATTTGTCAAAAACGGATGCATACCCTAAACCTTATGCAAATGCACAAGATTTAGGATATAGAGAGCCTCAAAACCCATTTCCTTTAATTGAAAATTCAGAATTCAGAGATAAAATTAGAAATAACTTGGTGAATTTCAATTTGGAGTATCAAGTAATTCCTGATAAATTGAATTTCAGAACAGCATATTCTCACAATTTTGAGGCCTTAGAAACTAGAGAAGTTAGACTTCCATATTTCTATGGTATTGGTAATGCTTTCAGAGAAAATGCAGAATTAATAAAAAGAAATGAAACTTTTTCTGAACAAACATGGGATAACACGTTAACGTATAATAACGATTTTGGAAAACATAATTTAACGGTATTAGCGGGTACTTCTTTCAGAAATAGATCTTTTGAGCAATTAGAGGTAAAGGGGTTAAACTTTCCGAACGGTTCGGGAATTGGAGAAGAGTCCTATTTTTTAGATTTGGCGAAGAGTATTGACTTAGATGGTGTTGGTGATGATGGAGTAAGTCAATATTTCTTCTCATATTTTAGTCGTGTAGCTTATAATTTTGATAATAAGTATCTTTTATATGGTACGTTCCGTGCCGATGGTACAAGTAAGTATCAAGAAAAATGGGGATACTTTCCAACTATCGGTGCAGGTTGGGTGATTTCAGAAGAGTCATTCATGGATAACAATAAAGTTTTCAATTTTTTAAAATTGAGAGCTAGTTGGGGAGAACTAGGAAATGCAAATGTTGACGCTAGTACAGGTGGTATTACATCTACAGAAGTTAATGGTGTTTTTGGAGATACTAGATACCCAGGTTTAGTAACTAGTAGCGATTTTGAAGCACTAAAATGGGAAGTAACTGCAGAAACTAATGTAGGTATTACATCAAGGTTATTTGATAATAATTTATCTGTTGAAGCTGATTATTTTACTAGAGAAACTAGAGATGCTGTTATTCCTGTTTCAAGACTTTTAGTGCCAGGTGAAACTCGACAAAATGTTGGAGTAATTAAAAACTCAGGTGTTGAGGTTGCTGTAAATTGGAGAAAACAAGTTTCAGAAGATTTTAGCTATTCTGTTGGAGGTAATTTTTCAACGTTGAAGAATGAAATATTAGATTTAGCAGGGCAAGATAACTTAACATCTGGTGGCGATACTGCACAACGATCAGTTGTTGGCGGTGCAATAAATTCATTTTACGGCTTAGAGGTTGCCGGAATATACCAAACTCCAGAAGAAATTGCAGCAGATCCTGCAGCACAAGCAGCAATAGCAAGTTCAGGTATTTCTGATTATATACAACCTGGAGATTTCAAATTTGTAGATCATAATGGTGATATGGTAATAGATGCAGAAGATAGAGTAGATATAGGCTCTTATTTGCCAACATATAATTTTGGTTTCAATTTAGGTCTTAACTACAAAACATGGGATTTTTCATTAAATGTTATAGGGCAAGGTGGTAATGTAATTGCAAACCAAAAACGTTTTTCTATCCGTCAAACATCTGATGTTAATATCGATAGTGACTTTGCTGTAAATCGCTGGCATGGCGAAAATACCTCAAATACATATCCATCTGCAAGAGGTATAAGAAATCCATGGAGTAATCAATTTTTAAATGACTTTTTTGTTGAAGATGGTGACTTTGTGAGATTACAAAATGTAACTGTAGGATATACATTACCAAGTTTAAAAGGCAAATTCAATCCTAATATTAGATTTTATATGACGGCAGAAAGACCATTAACTTTCTTTAAGTATAATGGTTTCACACCAGAAGTATCAGATGGTAGAGATACACAAACATATCCTATTCCAGGAGTATACACATTAGGAGTAAATATTAAAATTTAA
- a CDS encoding RagB/SusD family nutrient uptake outer membrane protein yields MIHIKTNKMLGFLAVLAMVVSSCSDELDQPELNNNFAGGTDFSKTDDMIFSLIGVYQSVGDRGWEQPLVVSTRGDDVNAAGDQQGLKNQDRYFYDNSFFGSRTLWETYYDDIIGAHTGMEQIARYQELADEDGVALANQYIAEAKVLRAMLLFQLSQVYGAVFIPESSNLNDFANITSVPTKDEVMQHLSDQMDEAIPFLLNVRPNERTDLPGGVTKYTALQIKALANQELKNYQAVADATGEIISSGKFNLMDDYYELFKTPGKLSNETLYEFQYSDFNTGTGERVGHLYAPYGPNGWTPSVAGSSAGWGFFEPSMKYVKFMLDRGETNRLETTVLFTQKGIDSIIATSSYTEATLPSFVSSTTRDGDNLTDNARAIFASGKHYLPTNQLIAGRTEYGSNKNYIVYRYAETLLMYSEAIKQGASQTSITADAAVNLVRARANMPALTGVTLDQIADEKYAELALEWGKRFFDMVRLGKNDELSYEGRTFTPDKTFVTYHQDQVDEFPILGEVSN; encoded by the coding sequence ATGATACATATAAAAACAAACAAAATGCTTGGCTTTTTAGCCGTTTTAGCTATGGTAGTTTCAAGTTGTTCAGATGAATTAGATCAGCCAGAACTTAATAATAATTTTGCTGGTGGAACAGATTTTTCTAAGACAGACGATATGATATTTTCTCTTATCGGAGTTTATCAATCTGTTGGAGATAGAGGCTGGGAGCAACCATTAGTTGTTTCTACAAGAGGTGATGATGTTAACGCAGCAGGAGATCAGCAAGGTCTTAAAAATCAAGATCGTTACTTCTACGATAATTCATTTTTTGGATCTAGAACCTTATGGGAAACTTATTATGATGATATTATTGGTGCGCATACAGGTATGGAGCAAATTGCTAGATATCAAGAGCTGGCAGATGAAGATGGGGTAGCCTTAGCAAACCAATATATTGCTGAAGCTAAAGTATTACGAGCAATGTTACTTTTTCAATTATCACAAGTATACGGGGCGGTTTTTATTCCAGAATCTTCTAACTTAAATGATTTTGCTAATATTACATCAGTACCTACAAAAGATGAGGTTATGCAACATTTATCAGATCAGATGGATGAAGCTATTCCTTTTTTATTGAATGTAAGACCTAATGAAAGAACGGACTTGCCAGGAGGTGTAACTAAATACACGGCTTTACAAATTAAAGCATTGGCAAATCAAGAACTTAAAAATTATCAGGCAGTAGCAGATGCTACAGGAGAAATTATAAGCTCAGGTAAGTTCAACCTTATGGATGACTATTATGAGTTATTTAAAACACCAGGTAAATTAAGTAATGAAACTTTATATGAATTTCAATATTCAGATTTTAATACAGGTACAGGTGAAAGAGTAGGGCATCTTTATGCTCCTTATGGGCCAAACGGTTGGACACCTAGTGTAGCAGGGTCAAGTGCCGGTTGGGGCTTTTTCGAGCCTAGCATGAAATACGTAAAATTTATGTTAGACAGAGGAGAAACAAACCGTTTAGAAACTACTGTTCTTTTTACTCAAAAAGGTATTGATAGTATTATAGCAACATCTAGTTATACTGAAGCGACATTACCTTCATTTGTTTCATCAACAACAAGAGATGGTGATAATTTAACAGATAATGCAAGAGCCATTTTTGCTAGTGGTAAACATTACTTACCAACAAATCAATTAATAGCTGGTCGTACGGAGTATGGTAGTAATAAAAACTATATCGTTTATCGTTATGCCGAAACGTTATTAATGTATTCTGAAGCAATTAAACAAGGAGCAAGTCAAACCTCAATTACTGCCGATGCTGCTGTTAACTTGGTACGTGCTCGTGCTAATATGCCTGCTTTAACGGGTGTTACTCTTGATCAAATCGCAGACGAAAAATACGCAGAACTTGCTTTAGAGTGGGGAAAACGATTTTTTGATATGGTTAGGTTGGGTAAAAATGATGAATTAAGTTACGAAGGAAGAACTTTTACTCCAGATAAAACTTTTGTCACTTACCATCAAGACCAAGTAGATGAGTTTCCAATATTAGGCGAAGTATCAAACTAA
- a CDS encoding LamG domain-containing protein has product MKNLKNIVSCLVAVLFMYSCDQGIDEITQVDPGADIAAPTVTINYPKEGTKIKVLESSTEITIDFEVIDDIEINDIKVLLDDVEIESYNTFKDYRKVFIDNLVYSGLNDGSHNLTIIATDLDGKSTSASVNFVKEPAYVKQFDGEIFYMPFDGDYLDLLSLQTASKIGAPTFTENSKVGTNAYAGATDSYITVPTTGLTAPEFSAVMWYKVNDASDRAGILTVGPPNTENAGYPEVQNLRTSGFRLFRENADGLQRIKLNVGNGIADVWVDGAAAADIDPASGEWVHIAFTISETIATVYINGVSVADAETGISWANCDLVSIGSGAPRFTEWGHGADLSSIDELRFFDKALTPEEITAVMNVDSEE; this is encoded by the coding sequence ATGAAAAATCTAAAAAATATAGTATCGTGTTTGGTTGCAGTACTTTTTATGTATTCATGTGATCAAGGTATAGATGAAATTACACAGGTAGATCCTGGGGCAGATATAGCGGCCCCAACGGTAACCATAAATTACCCTAAAGAAGGAACAAAGATTAAAGTACTAGAATCATCAACAGAAATAACAATAGATTTTGAAGTTATAGATGATATCGAAATAAATGATATTAAAGTGCTTTTAGATGATGTTGAAATAGAGAGTTACAATACTTTTAAAGATTACCGTAAGGTGTTTATTGATAACTTGGTGTATAGTGGTTTAAATGATGGTTCTCATAACCTAACAATTATAGCGACAGATTTAGATGGTAAGAGTACTTCGGCTTCAGTAAATTTTGTCAAGGAGCCAGCTTATGTAAAACAATTTGATGGTGAAATTTTTTACATGCCTTTTGATGGAGATTATCTAGATTTATTAAGTCTACAAACAGCTTCAAAAATAGGTGCACCAACTTTTACAGAAAATAGTAAAGTTGGTACTAATGCCTATGCAGGAGCAACAGATTCTTATATAACAGTACCAACAACTGGCCTTACCGCTCCAGAGTTTAGTGCAGTAATGTGGTATAAAGTAAATGATGCTTCCGATAGGGCAGGTATTCTAACAGTAGGCCCTCCAAATACAGAAAATGCAGGTTATCCAGAGGTTCAAAACTTGCGTACAAGTGGGTTTAGGTTATTTAGAGAAAATGCTGATGGATTGCAAAGAATTAAACTTAACGTAGGAAACGGTATTGCTGATGTTTGGGTTGATGGTGCAGCAGCAGCAGATATTGACCCAGCATCAGGAGAGTGGGTTCATATAGCATTTACAATTTCAGAGACTATTGCTACCGTATATATAAACGGTGTATCTGTTGCTGATGCTGAAACAGGAATTAGTTGGGCAAATTGTGATTTGGTATCCATTGGTTCTGGTGCGCCACGATTTACAGAGTGGGGTCATGGTGCCGATTTAAGTTCTATCGATGAATTACGATTTTTTGATAAAGCATTGACACCAGAAGAAATAACAGCAGTTATGAATGT